One Brassica napus cultivar Da-Ae chromosome C2, Da-Ae, whole genome shotgun sequence DNA window includes the following coding sequences:
- the LOC106381506 gene encoding pentatricopeptide repeat-containing protein At1g79540, with the protein MRSQMFLRSVIQFYSKRPYTSSTTEFNISSEVIAILSKSKPIEPALEPLVPFLSHKTITSVIKDHLNPQLGFRFFIWASRRERLRSKESFSLLIDMLSKENGCDLYWQTLEELKSSGVSVDSYCFLVLISAYAKMGSAEKAVESFGRMKEFDCRPDVFTYNAVLRVMMRKEVFFMLAFAVYNEMLKCNCAPNRYTFGVLMDGLYKKGRMNDAQKMFDDMTARGILPDRVTYTILISGLCQRGSVEDARKLFHEMKQAGEAPDSVACNALLDGFCKLGRMVEAFELLRMFEKDGFVLGLRGCSSLIDGLFRGGRYDEGFELYEIMLKKNIKPDVVLCTILIQGLSKAGKIEDALKLLSSMPSQGIPPDTYCYNAVIKALCEQGLLEEARSLHLEMSETESFPDEFTHTILICSMCRNGLVRKAEEIFKEIEKRGCSPSVATFNALIDGLCKSGELKEARLLLHKMEVGRPASLFLRLSHSGNRSFDTMVESGSILKAYKDLAHLADAGNSPDIVTYNVLINGFCKAGNIDGALKLLNVLQLKGLSPDSVTYNTLINGLHRVGREEEAFKLFYAKDDFRHSPAVYKSLMTWSCRKRKITVAVSLWMKYLKKISCLDDETANEIEQCFKAGETERALRRLIELDTRREEFSFEPYTIWLIGLCQAGRFQEALMVFSVLREKKILVTPPGCVKLIHGLCKREQLDAAVDVFAYTLDNNFKLMPRVCNYLLSSLLQTRDRVEIVSRLINRMELAGYDVDSMLRFRLLKRLRHRKSRVMIGT; encoded by the coding sequence ATGAGATCACAAATGTTCCTTCGATCAGTCATTCAGTTCTATTCAAAGCGTCCCTACACTTCCAGCACCACCGAATTCAACATCTCTAGCGAAGTCATCGCCATCTTATCCAAGTCGAAACCCATAGAGCCAGCTTTGGAGCCGCTCGTCCCCTTCCTATCTCACAAAACCATCACATCGGTGATCAAAGATCATCTCAATCCGCAATTAGGTTTCCGTTTCTTCATATGGGCTTCGAGGAGAGAGCGTCTAAGGAGCAAAGAGTCTTTCTCTCTGCTCATCGATATGTTATCTAAAGAGAACGGATGCGATCTGTACTGGCAAACACTGGAGGAGCTTAAATCAAGCGGCGTCTCCGTCGATTCGTACTGCTTCCTCGTCCTGATCTCGGCTTATGCCAAGATGGGTTCGGCGGAGAAGGCGGTGGAGTCCTTTGGGAGGATGAAGGAGTTCGATTGCAGACCCGATGTGTTCACGTACAACGCGGTGTTGCGAGTCATGATGAGGAAAGAAGTCTTCTTTATGCTTGCTTTCGCTGTCTACAACGAGATGCTCAAGTGTAACTGCGCCCCGAATCGGTATACCTTTGGTGTTTTGATGGATGGGTTGTATAAGAAAGGGAGAATGAACGATGCACAGAAGATGTTCGACGATATGACGGCGAGAGGGATTCTTCCTGATAGAGTTACTTATACGATTCTTATCTCGGGTTTGTGTCAGAGAGGGAGTGTTGAAGACGCACGGAAGCTGTTCCACGAGATGAAACAGGCTGGTGAGGCTCCTGATTCTGTTGCGTGCAATGCTTTGCTTGATGGGTTTTGTAAGTTAGGTAGAATGGTTGAGGCGTTTGAGCTGTTGCGGATGTTTGAGAAAGATGGTTTTGTGCTTGGTCTCCGAGGTTGCAGTAGTTTGATCGATGGATTGTTTAGAGGTGGGAGATACGATGAGGGGTTTGAGTTGTATGAGATTATGCTTAAGAAGAATATCAAGCCTGATGTTGTTTTGTGCACGATACTGATTCAAGGGTTATCCAAAGCAGGGAAGATTGAGGATGCGTTGAAGCTGTTAAGCAGCATGCCGAGTCAAGGTATTCCCCCAGATACTTACTGCTACAATGCTGTTATAAAGGCTCTATGTGAGCAGGGGCTTTTGGAAGAGGCTCGGTCTCTTCATCTCGAGATGTCGGAAACGGAATCCTTCCCTGATGAGTTCACGCACACGATCTTGATTTGTAGTATGTGCAGGAATGGGCTAGTTAGGAAAGCTGAAGAAATTTTCAAGGAGATTGAGAAGAGAGGCTGTTCTCCATCGGTTGCTACTTTTAACGCTTTGATCGATGGACTCTGCAAGTCCGGtgagctcaaggaagctaggctTTTGCTGCATAAAATGGAAGTAGGGAGACCTGCTTCCTTGTTTCTACGGCTTTCGCATAGTGGAAACCGGAGTTTCGACACCATGGTTGAGTCCGGTTCGATTCTCAAGGCGTACAAGGACCTTGCGCATCTTGCTGATGCTGGGAACTCGCCTGACATTGTAACTTACAACGTTCTGATAAACGGGTTCTGCAAAGCGGGAAACATTGACGGTGCTCTCAAGCTTCTCAATGTGCTTCAGCTAAAGGGTTTATCCCCTGACAGCGTCACTTACAACACTCTCATCAACGGACTACACAGAGTTGgcagagaagaagaagcttttaAACTCTTTTACGCGAAAGATGACTTCAGACACAGTCCAGCCGTTTACAAATCGCTCATGACATGGTCATGTCGGAAAAGAAAGATCACGGTGGCTGTTAGTCTATGGATGAAATACTTAAAGAAGATATCTTGTCTTGACGATGAAACAGCTAATGAGATTGAACAGTGTTTCAAGGCAGGGGAAACCGAGAGAGCTTTAAGACGGCTAATCGAATTGGATACCAGAAGAGAAGAGTTCAGTTTCGAACCTTACACCATATGGCTGATAGGGTTATGCCAAGCAGGGAGGTTTCAGGAGGCCTTAATGGTGTTTTCGGTTTTAAGGGAGAAGAAGATCCTCGTCACGCCTCCGGGCTGTGTCAAACTGATTCATGGACTCTGCAAAAGAGAACAACTTGATGCAGCGGTTGATGTGTTTGCGTACACTCTGGATAACAACTTCAAGCTGATGCCTAGAGTGTGCAACTACCTCCTAAGCTCTCTCCTGCAAACCAGAGACAGAGTGGAGATTGTTTCTCGACTCATAAACAGAATGGAACTTGCAGGGTATGATGTTGACTCAATGCTTCGATTTAGGCTTTTGAAACGTCTTAGACATAGAAAAAGCCGGGTCATGATAGGTACTTAG
- the LOC125581646 gene encoding uncharacterized protein LOC125581646 → MSQDPLNIDESSNVDDKAPLWIYVNKIEKLAGGGSWRFECKFCSNSYVGSHSRVMTHLLQEGKGIKGCLKVTPQQRVNLKKLVDNCKERLKRATSKAVPLPSSSRNMSSSSLDYDMSYKVPNATESDPKKRKGPLEKAFQNEAREQCDGEVSRMFYTGGLSFNLARNPHYRNSYVRASQIPGYVPPGYNALRTTLLQKERKNIEMHLQPLKNTWKQKGVSICSDGWSDPQRRPIFNLIAANESGPMMLRAIKTHGETKTGEMIAELIIEGIKEAGHENVVQVVTDNASNCVKAGALISAKFPTIFWTPCVVHTLNLALKNICSPLLSTRNNEAVYDACYWIKSISEDVNWIKNYIMNHGMRLVMFTEHCDLKLLTIASTRLVFYIFN, encoded by the coding sequence ATGTCTCAAGATCCTCTAAACATTGATGAGTCCTCGAACGTGGATGACAAGGCACCTTTGTGGATCTATGTGAACAAAATTGAGAAGTTAGCTGGAGGAGGATCATGGAGGTTTGAATGCAAGTTCTGCAGTAATTCATATGTTGGATCTCATAGTAGAGTTATGACTCATCTGCTGCAAGAGGGAAAAGGAATTAAAGGATGCTTGAAAGTCACTCCTCAACAAAGAGTTAACCTTAAAAAGCTAGTTGATAATTGCAAAGAGAGGTTAAAGCGTGCAACTTCCAAAGCAGTTCCACTTCCTTCGTCATCAAGGAACATGTCTAGTTCTTCTCTTGATTATGATATGAGCTACAAAGTTCCAAATGCAACTGAGTCTGATCCAAAGAAGAGAAAGGGTCCTTTGGAAAAAGCATTTCAGAATGAAGCTAGGGAGCAATGTGATGGGGAGGTATCTAGGATGTTCTACACAGGTGGTCTGTCTTTTAACCTTGCAAGAAATCCTCACTACCGCAATTCATATGTGCGTGCTTCCCAAATTCCAGGATATGTTCCACCCGGATATAATGCATTGAGAACTACACTTcttcaaaaggaaagaaagaacaTTGAGATGCATTTGCAACCTTTGAAGAACACATGGAAACAAAAAGGAGTGAGTATATGTAGTGATGGTTGGTCAGATCCACAACGAAGACCAATATTTAACTTGATTGCTGCAAATGAGAGTGGTCCAATGATGTTAAGGGCGATCAAAACTCATGGTGAGACAAAAACCGGTGAGATGATTGCAGAGCTGATCATAGAAGGCATAAAGGAGGCTGGGCATGAAAATGTGGTTCAGGTTGTCACTGACAATGCTTCAAACTGTGTAAAAGCTGGTGCGCTTATTTCAGCCAAGTTTCCTACTATTTTCTGGACACCATGTGTGGTTCATACCTTGAACCTTGCTCTGAAGAATATATGTTCACCATTACTGAGCACAAGAAATAATGAAGCGGTGTATGATGCTTGTTACTGGATAAAGTCTATCAGTGAAGATGTGAATTGGATCAAGAATTATATTATGAATCACGGGATGAGGCTTGTAATGTTCACTGAGCATTGTGATCTTAAGCTCCTCACAATTGCTTCTACAAGGttagttttctatatttttaattga
- the LOC106381508 gene encoding glyceraldehyde-3-phosphate dehydrogenase GAPCP1, chloroplastic: MASSSLLRSAAASVTTPRADLFSYDHSKVSASLGFSRSFTSSRFSGVAGPSLSLQKCNAGLQPIKATATQAPPAVQRSSSTGKTKVGINGFGRIGRLVLRIATSRDDIDVVAVNDPFIDAKYMAYMLKYDSTHGNFKGTINVIDESTLEINGKKVNVVSKRDPAEIPWADLGADYVVESSGVFTTLSKAASHLKGGAKKVIISAPSADAPMFVVGVNEKTYQPNMDIVSNASCTTNCLAPLAKVVHEEFGILEGLMTTVHATTATQKTVDGPSMKDWRGGRGASQNIIPSSTGAAKAVGKVLPELNGKLTGMAFRVPTPNVSVVDLTCRLEKGASYEDVKAAIKFASEGPLKGILGYTDEDVVSNDFVGDSRSSIFDANAGIGLSKSFVKLVSWYDNEWGYSNRVLDLIEHMAMVAASR, encoded by the exons ATGGCCTCCTCTTCTCTCCTCAGATCCGCCGCCGCCTCGGTCACTACCCCTCGTGCTGACCTTTTCTCGTATGACCACTCTAAG GTTTCCGCAAGCCTTGGATTCAGTCGCAGCTTCACATCGTCAAGATTTTCTGGTGTTGCTGGGCCATCTTTGTCTCTACA AAAATGCAATGCAGGATTGCAACCCATCAAGGCCACGGCTACGCAAGCTCCACCTGCAGTTCAAA GGTCAAGTAGCACTGGAAAGACTAAGGTTGGGATCAACG GTTTTGGTCGGATTGGAAGGTTGGTCCTCCGCATTGCAACATCCAGGGATGATATTGACGTTGTGGCAGTCAATGATCCATTCATTGATGCCAAGTACATG GCTTACATGTTGAAGTACGATTCTACTCATGGGAATTTCAAGGGAACCATCAATGTCATTGATGAATCTACCTTGGAGATCAATGGGAAGAAGGTCAATGTTGTCAGCAAGAG AGATCCAGCTGAGATCCCTTGGGCTGATCTTGGAGCTGACTATGTTGTTGAGTCTTCAGGTGTATTCACCACCCTGTCAAAGGCTGCATCCCATCTGAAG GGTGGTGCAAAGAAAGTAATCATTTCTGCCCCTTCAGCTGATGCACCCATGTTTGTTGTTGGAGTTAATGAGAAAACATACCAACCAAACATGGATATAGTCTCCAATGCAAGTTGTACCACCAATTGTCTTGCACCTCTTGCTAAG GTGGTGCATGAGGAATTTGGTATTCTTGAAGGCTTGATGACAACTGTCCACGCCACCACTG CTACTCAGAAAACTGTTGATGGGCCATCAATGAAGGACTGGAGAGGAGGCCGGGGAGCTAGTCAAAACATCATTCCTAGCTCTACCGGTGCTGCAAAG GCTGTAGGTAAAGTTCTGCCAGAACTGAACGGGAAACTTACTGGAATGGCATTCCGTGTACCAACACCAAACGTTTCCGTTGTGGATTTAACTTGTCGACTTGAGAAAGGTGCATCTTACGAAGATGTTAAAGCCGCCATTAA GTTTGCTTCAGAAGGGCCTCTAAAAGGCATTCTCGGGTATACCGATGAAGATGTAGTCTCCAATGACTTCGTGGGTGATTCAAG GTCAAGTATCTTTGACGCCAATGCCGGGATTGGATTGAGCAAGTCCTTTGTGAAACTTGTCTCTTGGTACGACAACGAATGGGGTTACAG CAACCGAGTGCTTGACCTTATAGAGCACATGGCTATGGTAGCAGCCAGCCGCTAA
- the LOC106381505 gene encoding phosphoglycerate kinase 3, cytosolic: MATKRSVGTLKEADLKGKSVFVRVDLNVPLDDNSNITDDTRIRAAVPTIKYLMGNGSRVVLCSHLGRPKGVTPKFSLKPLVPRLSELLGVEVVMANDSIGEEVQKLVAGLPEGGVLLLENVRFYKEEEKNDPEFAKKLAALADVYVNDAFGTAHRAHASTEGVAKYLKPSVAGFLMQKELDYLVGAVANPKKPFAAIVGGSKVSTKIGVIESLLSTVDILLLGGGMIFTFYKAQGHSVGSSLVEEDKLDLAKSLMEKAEAKGVSLLLPTDVVIADKFAPDANSKIVPATAIPDGWMGLDVGPDSIKTFSEALDTTQTIIWNGPMGVFEFEKFAAGTEAVAKQLAELSGKGVTTIIGGGDSVASVEKVGLADKMSHISTGGGASLELLEGKPLPGVLALDDA; encoded by the exons ATGGCGACGAAGAGAAGCGTTGGAACACTGAAGGAAGCGGATCTGAAGGGAAAGAGCGTGTTCGTGAGGGTTGATCTCAACGTTCCTTTGGATGATAACTCTAACATCACCGATGACACTAGGATTCGTGCCGCTGTTCCCACCATCAAGTACTTGATGGGTAACGGATCTAGGGTTGTTCTCTGCAGTCACTTG GGCCGCCCAAAAGGTGTTACCCCTAAATTCAGCTTGAAGCCTCTTGTGCCGAGATTGTCTGAGCTTCTTGGTGTTGAG GTTGTGATGGCAAATGACTCTATTGGTGAGGAAGTCCAGAAACTGGTTGCAGGACTACCTGAAGGTGGTGTTCTTCTCTTGGAGAACGTGAGGTTCTacaaggaagaagagaagaacgACCCTGAATTCGCAAAGAAGCTTGCTGCCCTTGCCGACGTCTACGTCAACGATGCTTTCGGAACTGCTCACAGAGCTCATGCTTCCACCGAGGGAGTTGCCAAATACTTGAAGCCTTCAGTGGCTGGTTTCCTCATGCAGAAGGAGCTTGATTACCTTGTCGGAGCTGTGGCAAACCCCAAGAAGCCTTTTGCTGCCATTGTCGGAGGCTCAAAGGTTTCAACAAAGATTGGTGTCATTGAGTCGCTCTTGTCCACCGTTGACATTCTCTTGCTCGGTGGAGGTATGATTTTCACTTTCTACAAGGCGCAAGGACATTCGGTTGGATCTTCCCTTGTGGAAGAGGACAAGCTTGACTTGGCCAAGTCACTCATGGAGAAGGCAGAAGCCAAAGGTGTATCTCTGTTGCTACCAACCGATGTGGTTATTGCTGACAAGTTCGCTCCCGATGCTAACAGCAAG ATAGTGCCAGCCACGGCGATCCCGGATGGCTGGATGGGACTGGATGTTGGTCCTGACTCCATCAAGACATTCAGCGAGGCTCTGGACACGACCCAGACCATCATCTGGAATGGTCCCATGGGTGTTTTTGAATTCGAAAAGTTTGCAGCTGGAACTGAG GCCGTAGCAAAGCAGCTAGCGGAGCTGAGCGGAAAGGGAGTGACCACAATCATAGGAGGAGGTGACTCTGTGGCCTCCGTGGAGAAGGTTGGTTTGGCTGACAAGATGAGTCACATCTCTACCGGAGGGGGTGCAAGTTTGGAGCTTCTAGAGGGAAAGCCACTTCCAGGAGTCCTAGCTCTTGACGACGCGTGA